The sequence below is a genomic window from Paenibacillus silvisoli.
GGCGGCAATCATCGTCATCGGATCGTTCTTGATATAGTAGAAATCCTGATGCGCCGCTTGCCCCGGAGAGCCCGGCTCTTTGTAGAAAAACATGCTTTGAATGCCGACCGCTTCCTTGCCCATCAGCTGAGCCAGCGTGCCGCGGATAACCGGCAGCTTCATCATTTGCGCGGAGAAGCCGTCGTGCAGATGCGGGTTGAATAGGCGAACCGAGTACTTCTTGCTTTCGTCGCAAGCCGCCCATTCCGGCATCGGATCTTGGTCGCGCAAGCTATAGATATGTCCGTTATAGGCATCGATGAGATCGTCGGAGCAGCCTTTCTTGATCAGCAGAAAACCTTGCTCGTGGAATTCATCTATTTGCGCTTGCGTAATTGGCGTTGTCAGACGCGGAATCATTTTGTTCATCGTCGTCATCCTCTCTCGGTTAACTACCCTAAGCATACGTCGCGAGAGAAGCGCTTTCAATGGCTGGCATTATCACAAATATATCTAGAATTGATATTAGATGTGGTAGTCGACGACGATGACCTGCTCCAGCAAGCCGTCCAGCGATTTCACGAAATCTTGGTGAGCAGGATGCGGGCCGTACGCGCGCAGCGCGTCGCGGTTCTCGAAGGTGACGCGAAGGCCGAGGGAGAAGCCGTGAATGTTGTCGGTTTCTTCCGTGATATTGCGGCCGGCGCTCAGGTCGACGATGCCTGGGATGGCGCCTTTGAACGCTAGCAATTTATCGACCAGCTGCTGCTCGCGCTCCGGAGTTACGGTGGCGTTGAATTTGAATATAACAAGATGCTCAAACAAGGGAATCGCTCCTTTTTTCGTGAATTATTGTTAATGGTTCAATACAGCATTATAGCAGAACGGAGATTGCCATGGGAAAAATCGCGCTTTATTCCGGACTGTTGCTGCTAAGTCTTGCCATCACGGGCTGCGAGAGCTTGACCGGCAAACTGTCTTCGTTTGAGGAGAATCAGATTGATGCCGTTCGCGCGGAGGAGCATGATCTGTTGGTTGACTGTTCCGAAGAAGTGAATCGGGGCAAGAAAGGGGATATCGCCGATGTCGGCTATCTTTTGCAGCGTAAAAGTCGATGATGGGACAATCATCGAGGATCCGGAAGGGAAGAAGATGTCGTTCTCGGATTTGTCGCAGGGAGACACCGTGACGGTCACCTTTGCCGAGGGGGTTAACGTTCGCAAAGGGCATACCGCCGTTCAAGCGGCTAAAATCATCAGGCTGAGGAAGGCTGAGGCGGCTGGGTAGCGAAATGACGTGCGTTCTCATTGAATTTGAGGGTTATAAACGAAATATCACACAAATTGCCCGTTTCTCGATTCGATTCTGGCTGTTTTGTACGAATTATCGTACAAAATGAACAATGGAACAGATGCGGACGGCGATTTTGTACGATATTTCTTACAAAAAGAGTAATATTACGTTTGAATTCACTAATTCTAGGCGAATTTTCATACAAAATGAACAACTTGCTTCCGAGAAGTTTCCGTTGAAACGATTAAAATCAAGAAAGAGTGCCGGCATCCCGGCACTCTTTCCATTTAGCCCATCATCATTTTCCCGGCCGTCGCCGCATCCTGCTCCTCGAACGCTTTCGCGTCGGTCATCCACGGCGTGACGCCGAGCAGCATTTTGCGCATATTCGTCTTCGCTCCGGCCTTGAGCTCTTCCGACGGCTCGTAGCCCGGCCAAGTCCGCAGGCACGATTGCGCATAGTTGTAAATAAGCGAGCGGCGCGTCACATCGGAGAAATTGTTCAGTGCCGAGTGGTACGTGTACCCGTTGAAAATAACGGCCGTTCCCGCTTTGACGTTCATGCGGATATGGCCCGGCAAATCCTCCTGCTTCTCCACTTTCGGCAGATCGGCGTCCTTCATATGAATGCTTCCCGGCAGGAAGGCGAGGCAGCCGCCGTCATAGGGCACGTCGGAGAGGAAGTAGAACACCTTGACCATGAACGGCGCCTGCTTCTCGCCGAAGAAAATTTTCGTGCTCGTGTCGCGATGCCAGTTCGTATGCGAAACCTTGCCCGGCGGCTTCAGCAGCGCGTCGTTGTCGATCATGACGAACTGGTTGCCGATCATGTCGCGCAGGATGTTCATCATTCGCGGATGCTCCAAGAGGCCGGCGAAGCTCTCGCCGTACTCGATAATGCCGCAAATTTGCTTCACGTGGTTCAGCTGGCCCGTAGCCGGATTTACCCGGTTGTTAACCTCGAAATCATGGAACGCGTTGTCCATATCGGTATTCAGGGAGTCGACTTCGTCCTGGCTCAGAAAATTATCAATGACAAGGAATCCGTCGCGTTCCCACATTAATTGCTGTTCTTCCGTCATTCCGTATAGGCTCATTTCAATACCCTCCTCATGATTGTAAACGTTTCATTTGTCTTTAGTTTACGATAAGAAGGAGGCAGGTCGAAACGGATGAATTGCCGAAAATACGCCATAAATTGCTGTTTTCAAAAACGGCGCAGGCTCCGGCGGAAGTCGCTGGGCGAGTCGTGCTGTATTTTTAGAAAAGCATGAAGGAAGGCGTTGTAGCTGGCAAAGCCGCTTTGCTCGCCGATTTCCCCGATCGACAGCGACGTGCTGATCAGCAGCCGCTTCGCGTGGTGGACCTTCTTCAGTAGGACGTATTCCTTCGGCGTCACGCCGTATTGCTTCTTGAATTGCCGGATAAAATGATACAGGCTAAGGTTGGCGATTTGTGCCAATTGCCCGACGTCCGGATCCTCCAAGTAGTTGGCGTCGATGAACGCGCGCGCGCGCTGAAGCGGCTCCGGCTCAGCGCCTTGTCCGGTCAGCCATGATCCGCCCAGGTCATGCCGCTTCCGGAATATTTCCATCAGCAGCCGGTAAATATGCGCGGACAACGGCATTTCATGTGCGGGATGCTGCTCTTTCATCAGCTCCATGATGTGCTCGAGCTGGCGTTTGACCTCGCTGCCTTGCGGCAAATTTTGCATGACGCAGTAACGCTGCTCGCCGAAGAGCTTCGGCCAGAAATGCTCCATGTCGATGCCGTCGAAGACGAGATAGTACATCTCGAACGGGTCCTTTGCCTCCGTCTTGTAGGCTTGGGGAAAGCGCATGTCGTGAATGACGCAATCGCCCTCGACGATCTCCATCCACAGGCTGCCATGCTTGAAGGTGCCTTTCCCTTTCGTCACGAAGAGCACTTCATAGGCCGGATAATAGTCGCGCACATATTGAAATGCCCCTCTTGGCGCGTCATAACCGCCGATTAAACCGTAGAAGAGATGGCCGCGGGCAAATTCGCTCGGCGTGCCGATTCGTTCGAACGTATCCATACAAGATGCCGGACCTTTCCGCCTTAGCAGCTGGCTTTTGCTGGTAGCTTGTGCCTTCATTATAGCGCGAAACCGGAAGGCGGCAAGCGCAGCATGGACGGGCTGCCGCTGCAGGGCTTTCATCAATGGGCAAACGGAAAGCCGCTCGTCGCTGGGCGGGCTCGCGGTAACCATTCCGGTGTTAGGGGCATTGCGCGAGAACGAGGCGGACGTGTTTTTCAATGCGCTCTTCGACGCGGTGGATAAGCGGCTGCGGGCAGACCGGGCGCCGGCGCTTTTTGACGAATTTTAAAACAGTGACGGAATTTGCATGTATTAGAATAGGAATTAACGGCAATTAACGCTATAATAGCGTTTAGGGAATTATTATAAGACCTTCGGGTCGCCAGCACCCAATAATTAGCGAATAAGGAGCATGAAGATGTCAAAAACATTGATTTTCGGACACAAAAACCCGGACACTGACACAATCTGTTCGGCACTCGCGTACGCGGACCTGAAAACAAAGCTCGGCCAAGAGGTTGAAGCGGTTCGTCTTGGCGAAGTAAACGGCGAAACGCAATATGCGCTGGACACGTTCAAAGCGGCTGCGCCTCGCTTGGTTGAAACGGTTTCGAACGAAACGAACCAAGTTATTCTCGTTGACCACAACGAGCGTCAACAAAGCGCGAGCGACATCGATAAAGTCCGCGTAATGGAAGTTATCGACCACCACCGTATCGCGAACTTCGAGACAAGCCACCCGCTGTACTACCGCTGCGAGCCTGTAGGCTGCACGGCTACGATTCTTCTGAAAATGTACAAAGAAAACGGCATCGCGGTCGACAGCAACATTGCGGGCCTGATGCTTTCCGCGATCATCTCCGACTCCCTGCTGTTCAAGTCGCCGACTTGCACGCCGGAAGACGTAGCGGCAGCGCGCGAGCTGGCGGCAATCGCCGGCGTAACGCCTGAGACGTACGGTCTGGAAATGCTCAAGGCGGGCGCGGACCTGAGCCAGAAGACGGTTGCGCAGCTGATCTCCCTGGACGCGAAAGAGTTCTCCATGGGCAGCAGCAAAGTCGAAATCGCGCAAGTGAACGCGGTTGACGTGAACGACGTGCTTTCCCGTCAAGCGGAAGTGGAAGCGGCTTTGAACGCGATCATCGCGGAAAAAGGTTTGGATCTGTTCGTGTTCGTCGTAACGGACATCTTGAACAACGATTCCGTCGCGATCGCGCTCGGCAAGCAAGCAGCAGCCGTTGAAACGGCGTACGGCGTGAAGCTGGACGACAACAAAGCGGTTCTGAAGGGCGTTGTATCCCGTAAATCGCAAATCGTTCCAGTGTTGACTGAAACGCTGAGCAAGTAATTGCAGTGGACAGGCCGCGGTCTGTCATTAAGGAAACCCGTGCGCTATTTGAAGTGCACCCCTTAGAATGGACATTGGAATAAACCCCTGGTTTATCCGATGAAATTCTAGGGGGTGCTTTTTTTATGCCATTGAAAAAAGGTCAGAAACTTAAAACATATTCGGATGAGTTGAAGAAGGAGGCGATACGTCTTCATGTTGTTGAAGGATGGAACTATCGTAAAATTAACGAACATCTAGGTATCTTAGATCCTGGTAGATTGAAGCGGTGGATGCGGAAATACCGGGAGCATGGTGAGTTTGGCTTGTTAGATCAACGTGGTAGGAAAGACGAATATGTAGATCAAGATCGATACGTACAAAAGCTCCAGAGGGAAAACAACATGCTAAAAAAGTGTTTAGGAATTTGGATGCGGGAGGTGAAAAACAGAAATTCAAGTCGATCGAAGCTGCGGCCGAGAGTTTCCCCGTCAGCGCATTGTGTGAGCTCTTCGGCGTCTCGCGAAGCGGATACTACGCCTTCCTAAAGCGTAAGCACAACGATCGAGATCTGGAAGCAAAAGCGCTGATTCAAAGCGTGTACGACAGATATAATGGCGTTTATGGATATCGACAAATCCAGCTTTTCCTGCTACAAGACCATAACACCTGGATGAATCACAAGAAAGTTCTGCGAATCATGCAATTGCTAGGCATCCGCTCTCAGATTCGCCGTAAGCATCGGAGTAACTACGCTTCATCAACTGGGGAGCGCGTTGCTAAGAATTTGTTAAAACAAGAATTCCATGCTTCACGGCCAGCTGAGAAGTGGGTGACAGATATTACACAATACCGAGTAGGTGATCAATGGATCTATCTCTCGGCAATTAAAGATCTGTTTAACAATGAAATTGTGTCCTATAAGATGAGCTCGCGTAACGATAATGAGCTGGTACTACAAACGTTTAAACAAGCTTTTAAAAAGCAAAAGAACGTGACTGGATTGATCGTTCACAGCGATCAAGGATTCCAGTACACGTCCCATGCTTACCACGACATGCTGCCAAAGGTTGGCGCCCAAATCAGCATGTCTCGTCGGGGCAATTGTTATGACAACGCCTCTATGGAGAGCTTCTTCTCGCATCTCAAAACGGAAGGGCTCTATCCCTATACTATCCGAAATCTGGACGAGGCACAAAGAAAAATAGAGGAATTTATTCAATTTTATAACCATCATCGGCCACAACGAAAGCTGAAAAAGCTGTCCCCGGTAGCCTACCGGAAACAGCTTTTTGCATAGGTTTCTTTCATTGTCCACTAAATGGGGTCTTGACCAATTGAGCGCCGGGTTTCTTTTTTTTTCAGGAGCGCCCGCGCCTCGGCGTATAACGAACTCAGATGAGCTTATTTGGCCGAAATCGGCGCGTTTGCGTTTCTAACGAACTTCAGAAGCGCTATTTCGGCTGTATGGCTCGTTTTCCACCGTATTTAGCCCAAATAACGTCGCTGGAGTTCGTTAGATTCGGAATGAAGCGTTTTTGCTCAAATAAGCGCTATTAGGTTCGTTAGAACGCAAAAGCCCGACAGCACATGATGCTGTCGGGCTTTTTTGGCTGTTGAGAAAGTCATTCCTGCTGCCGCGGTACTGCCACCATCCAGCCGTGCGGCTGTACGCTGCTCGGCTGGTGCGGGATATCGCGACGAGAGCGTCAAGGATCTCTCGCTAGCTATGATGAACGTAAAAACAGCCCCGTATTTGCTTCAAGTCGTAGGTTAAGAATGGAAGTAGATCACATCCATTTTCAGAGCTACAAAGCAAAGGGGCTGTCTATTAATGCAGTATGTCACTAAATTCGTCGGTTTAGATGTATCAAAAGAAAAAATTTCTGTAGCCATCGCAGATGCGGGGCGAGATCTTCCACGGTACTACGGCACCATTGCGCACACACCGGCAGCTCTTCGGAAACTGATCAAGGAGTTAGGTCCAGCGAGCGAGCTTGCATTCTGTTACGAAGCTGGCCCAACTGGCTATGAAACGCATCGGTGGATTGAATCCATGGGAGCAAGTTGCACCGTCATTGCACCTTCGCTAATGCCCAAACGGCCTGGCGACCATGTGAAAACAGATCGGCGGGACGCAGAGCAGCTTGCTCGCCTTTTTCGTGCAGGTGAACTAACCGCTGTCCATGTTCCTTCTCGCGATGACGAAGCGTTGCGGGACCTCGTTCGCTGCCGCGAAGCGGCGAAAGAGGATGCACACCGTGCCCGCCAACGGATGCTCAAGTTCCTCTTGCGTCATCAGATCCACCCGCCAGAGACAATTAAACGCCGTTGGACAAAGAAGTATCGCGAATGGCTTGCTTCACTAACCTTCGAGCACGAGGCGATGCAAGTCGTGTTTAGAGAAATGCTTCACGCGCTTGAAGAAGTTGAACAGCGCATGAGTCGGCTGGAGAACGCGCTTTTGGAACAAGCAATGACAGGTGCAAAAGCCTCCCTCATCCAACTCCTTCAATCCTTGCGCGGCGTTGGCCGTCTCACTGCCATCACCCTTGCGGCCGAAATCGGTACATTTGCACGGTTTCGCTCACCTGCGCAGCTCATGGCTTACTTGGGTCTTGTGCCGCGGGAGCACTCTTCCGGTCAACGTAGGCAGCGCGGCTCCATGACCAAAGCGGGCAACAGCCATTTGCGTCGCACGTTAGTGGAATCGGCATGGAGTTACCGGCATCGGCCTGCCATAAAAGGCGAATTGGCAAACCGGTTAGAAGGCCTGCCTGCTGAAGTACAGCTCATATCTTGGAAAGCGCAGGAACGCTTGCATACGAAGTACCGCCGACTGATCTTTAGCAAAAACAAACACAAGAATGTTGCCATCGGTGCCGTTGCCCGAGAACTAGCAGGTTTTATTTGGGCTGTCGCTCGAATTGCAGAAAAACAAAACGCAGGTTAAAAAAGGGTTAAAAAGAAAAACCACCGGAACATTAGGCCCGGGGGCAAACGAAGGTTTAGGAGAGAATGTACGAGCAACCGTTTGCACTAGGTTGTACAACCGAATGTGCGTTTCTAGCTGGTAACAGCTCTCCTTGACGAAGGCATTGAATGTGGTAACCAACCCACGGATAGCAGCGTGCCGACCGTCGCTCGCTTATTTGCTCCCGCGCCTAGTGTTTTGGTGGTGCGAATACGGAAGGTTTGACAAAAACGTTCATAGCAACGGTTGCCACGTACGCTATTTAGCCTTAAAAGCTCTTTTTGAATTTTTAACGGTTGTCAGGGAGGCTATTTGGCGATGTGGACAGCGAATTGTGCCGATTGGGGTCAAATAACCTCTGTGGCAACCGTTAGTTGTCAAAAAGGGCTGCTTTTGCGCAAATAAGCGCTGGGGCAACCGTTAGATGATTCAGGGCTCTCTCACTCGAGCGAAACGCGCTAGCGAAAAGCCAGGGAGGTGGGAGTAGAAAAAAACACGACCGAATGGTAAGGCATTGATAAAGATGTCGTAGAAGCGTACCGTGCCGGAGCGATCTGCCGAACATCGTTTTTGAGCGGCAGTGCGGAGCATGATATATCGTCGCTGATGAAGCTGAAAGCGGCAAAGGTTGATGTAGACCCGTACGGTTACGTAGCCTATGAAAAGATGGATGCCTTCAAGTCTGTCGGCCAAGGACGGACGCCGGTAGAGAATGCATTGCGCTAAATAGAGGAGCAGGGTCAAGCGGCGGACGATCAGGCAGCAGCTCTGAAATAAAGAAGAGGCCGACCCGTTCGTCATCTACGATGACGTCGGGTCGGCCTAGACTATTCGCTACACGCTGCTTAGTCCGATGCTCACGATCTTATGC
It includes:
- a CDS encoding phytanoyl-CoA dioxygenase family protein, whose product is MNKMIPRLTTPITQAQIDEFHEQGFLLIKKGCSDDLIDAYNGHIYSLRDQDPMPEWAACDESKKYSVRLFNPHLHDGFSAQMMKLPVIRGTLAQLMGKEAVGIQSMFFYKEPGSPGQAAHQDFYYIKNDPMTMIAAWIAMEERVDIENGCLWVIPKSHKLGLLPHGAVKNIDEHEPWTDETEGIDLKQQIPVEMEKGDILFFHELLIHSSGRNRSTDRWRRSYVCHYIREDATTPRLDLQKKFPLY
- a CDS encoding Dabb family protein, with product MFEHLVIFKFNATVTPEREQQLVDKLLAFKGAIPGIVDLSAGRNITEETDNIHGFSLGLRVTFENRDALRAYGPHPAHQDFVKSLDGLLEQVIVVDYHI
- a CDS encoding phytanoyl-CoA dioxygenase family protein, with amino-acid sequence MSLYGMTEEQQLMWERDGFLVIDNFLSQDEVDSLNTDMDNAFHDFEVNNRVNPATGQLNHVKQICGIIEYGESFAGLLEHPRMMNILRDMIGNQFVMIDNDALLKPPGKVSHTNWHRDTSTKIFFGEKQAPFMVKVFYFLSDVPYDGGCLAFLPGSIHMKDADLPKVEKQEDLPGHIRMNVKAGTAVIFNGYTYHSALNNFSDVTRRSLIYNYAQSCLRTWPGYEPSEELKAGAKTNMRKMLLGVTPWMTDAKAFEEQDAATAGKMMMG
- a CDS encoding AraC family transcriptional regulator, with translation MDTFERIGTPSEFARGHLFYGLIGGYDAPRGAFQYVRDYYPAYEVLFVTKGKGTFKHGSLWMEIVEGDCVIHDMRFPQAYKTEAKDPFEMYYLVFDGIDMEHFWPKLFGEQRYCVMQNLPQGSEVKRQLEHIMELMKEQHPAHEMPLSAHIYRLLMEIFRKRHDLGGSWLTGQGAEPEPLQRARAFIDANYLEDPDVGQLAQIANLSLYHFIRQFKKQYGVTPKEYVLLKKVHHAKRLLISTSLSIGEIGEQSGFASYNAFLHAFLKIQHDSPSDFRRSLRRF
- a CDS encoding manganese-dependent inorganic pyrophosphatase, whose protein sequence is MSKTLIFGHKNPDTDTICSALAYADLKTKLGQEVEAVRLGEVNGETQYALDTFKAAAPRLVETVSNETNQVILVDHNERQQSASDIDKVRVMEVIDHHRIANFETSHPLYYRCEPVGCTATILLKMYKENGIAVDSNIAGLMLSAIISDSLLFKSPTCTPEDVAAARELAAIAGVTPETYGLEMLKAGADLSQKTVAQLISLDAKEFSMGSSKVEIAQVNAVDVNDVLSRQAEVEAALNAIIAEKGLDLFVFVVTDILNNDSVAIALGKQAAAVETAYGVKLDDNKAVLKGVVSRKSQIVPVLTETLSK
- a CDS encoding transposase → MPLKKGQKLKTYSDELKKEAIRLHVVEGWNYRKINEHLGILDPGRLKRWMRKYREHGEFGLLDQRGRKDEYVDQDRYVQKLQRENNMLKKCLGIWMREVKNRNSSRSKLRPRVSPSAHCVSSSASREADTTPS
- a CDS encoding IS3 family transposase — encoded protein: MEAAAESFPVSALCELFGVSRSGYYAFLKRKHNDRDLEAKALIQSVYDRYNGVYGYRQIQLFLLQDHNTWMNHKKVLRIMQLLGIRSQIRRKHRSNYASSTGERVAKNLLKQEFHASRPAEKWVTDITQYRVGDQWIYLSAIKDLFNNEIVSYKMSSRNDNELVLQTFKQAFKKQKNVTGLIVHSDQGFQYTSHAYHDMLPKVGAQISMSRRGNCYDNASMESFFSHLKTEGLYPYTIRNLDEAQRKIEEFIQFYNHHRPQRKLKKLSPVAYRKQLFA
- a CDS encoding IS110 family RNA-guided transposase, giving the protein MQYVTKFVGLDVSKEKISVAIADAGRDLPRYYGTIAHTPAALRKLIKELGPASELAFCYEAGPTGYETHRWIESMGASCTVIAPSLMPKRPGDHVKTDRRDAEQLARLFRAGELTAVHVPSRDDEALRDLVRCREAAKEDAHRARQRMLKFLLRHQIHPPETIKRRWTKKYREWLASLTFEHEAMQVVFREMLHALEEVEQRMSRLENALLEQAMTGAKASLIQLLQSLRGVGRLTAITLAAEIGTFARFRSPAQLMAYLGLVPREHSSGQRRQRGSMTKAGNSHLRRTLVESAWSYRHRPAIKGELANRLEGLPAEVQLISWKAQERLHTKYRRLIFSKNKHKNVAIGAVARELAGFIWAVARIAEKQNAG